The following proteins come from a genomic window of Lachnoclostridium phytofermentans ISDg:
- a CDS encoding ABC-2 transporter permease, whose product MIGLIKKDLLTLKKQLIIIIFFVAFYGILSFAQPGNYSMFAYMVTLYSIFIPMTSLGYDDRSEWNKYAITMPVTRKHLVYSKYLLSILAIGITGILCIVLILLIDKGFTSESLFTITSSLSIGVLFISIILPFNFRFGVEKSRFIIFGLFGIPTVLIVILSKANIPLPSEDFILKLLRFLPLLAVAVLIISNLVSVSIVEKKEY is encoded by the coding sequence TATTTTTTGTTGCATTCTATGGAATTTTAAGTTTTGCACAACCAGGCAATTATAGTATGTTTGCTTATATGGTAACGCTTTATAGTATCTTTATCCCCATGACTTCCTTAGGTTATGATGACCGTTCTGAGTGGAATAAATACGCAATTACGATGCCAGTTACACGAAAGCATTTGGTGTATAGTAAATATCTATTAAGTATACTCGCAATCGGTATTACCGGAATTCTGTGCATTGTCCTCATTCTACTTATAGATAAGGGTTTTACCTCTGAAAGTCTTTTTACCATAACTAGTTCATTATCCATTGGTGTACTTTTTATCTCCATTATTCTCCCTTTTAACTTTAGGTTTGGGGTTGAGAAAAGCAGATTTATTATATTTGGACTCTTTGGTATTCCGACCGTACTGATTGTCATCCTTAGTAAAGCAAATATTCCGCTACCTAGTGAAGACTTTATTTTGAAACTATTACGCTTCCTCCCACTACTAGCCGTTGCTGTACTAATCATTTCCAACTTAGTTAGCGTCTCCATTGTAGAAAAGAAAGAATATTAG
- the ptsP gene encoding phosphoenolpyruvate--protein phosphotransferase — translation MNKLHGGISASEGIAIGQAYVVTKKYLTIPKHILFENQLSSEYQRYLSAVDAVSNQLLTLHDSTSILAAQAELVRDDSILMQVKLAIEQKRSNAELAVYEIYQDYLALLEQSEDAYLKERATDIIEVRDLLLSHLQGVLFNPFENLTRPSIIIAEDLSPSETLTIPMNLIKGLILGQGSSNSHIALIAKSLEIPAIVAAKELLPQFTNGEELILDAYETDIIQNPTTNQKEKYQTKLREFLVLKEEDANLTSLPVITLRGKPIKLSGNAMNLEEVTKLRQIGCQHIGLFRSEFLYLNRNNLPSEQEQYQAYKDILLLADGEVTIRTLDIGGDKPLPYYPLPAENNPFLGYRGIRVFLDREELWKPQLRALLKASVHGNLRILFPMITDVNELILAKQMLAMCKEELIHEGVSVSSKIPIGIMIETPAAVLDADVLAKHCDFFSIGTNDLTQYLFIIDRTNPFVGNRYGLLPDALQSALSMTLKAGKENHIPVSICGELAGNESAINALLTLGFEEFSVPITRFNPIKRCIHKHP, via the coding sequence ATGAATAAATTACACGGTGGTATATCCGCTTCCGAAGGAATAGCGATAGGACAAGCATATGTTGTTACAAAAAAATACCTTACCATACCAAAACATATTTTATTTGAGAATCAACTTTCCTCTGAATACCAAAGATATCTATCTGCGGTAGACGCAGTATCGAATCAATTATTAACCTTACATGATAGTACCTCGATTCTTGCAGCCCAAGCAGAGCTTGTTCGTGACGATTCCATCTTGATGCAAGTAAAGCTTGCGATAGAACAAAAACGAAGCAATGCTGAGCTTGCAGTCTATGAAATCTATCAGGATTATCTAGCTCTCTTAGAACAATCGGAGGATGCTTACCTAAAAGAGCGTGCTACCGATATTATTGAAGTTAGAGATCTCCTTTTATCTCATTTACAAGGAGTCTTATTCAATCCCTTTGAAAATTTGACCAGACCATCTATTATAATCGCAGAGGACTTATCACCCTCAGAAACATTAACGATTCCCATGAATTTGATTAAAGGACTCATCTTAGGGCAAGGTAGCAGTAATAGTCATATTGCTTTGATAGCAAAAAGTCTTGAAATCCCTGCAATTGTAGCAGCAAAAGAGCTCCTCCCACAATTTACAAATGGAGAAGAGCTTATTTTAGATGCCTATGAAACAGATATCATACAAAATCCTACTACGAATCAAAAAGAAAAATATCAAACTAAATTAAGAGAATTTCTTGTTTTAAAAGAAGAGGATGCTAATCTCACATCACTACCAGTAATAACCTTGAGGGGGAAGCCTATTAAGCTATCTGGAAATGCGATGAATTTAGAGGAAGTAACAAAATTACGTCAAATTGGATGCCAACATATTGGTTTGTTCCGCAGTGAATTTCTCTATTTAAATCGAAATAACTTACCTTCCGAGCAGGAACAATATCAAGCTTATAAAGACATTTTATTGCTTGCTGATGGTGAAGTAACGATACGTACCTTAGATATTGGTGGAGATAAACCTCTTCCTTACTACCCTCTTCCAGCAGAAAATAATCCTTTTTTAGGCTACCGAGGAATTCGGGTTTTCTTAGACCGCGAAGAACTATGGAAACCACAGCTACGTGCTTTACTAAAAGCTAGTGTTCATGGGAATTTGAGAATCCTTTTTCCTATGATAACAGATGTAAATGAACTCATTCTTGCGAAGCAAATGCTAGCAATGTGTAAAGAAGAACTTATACATGAGGGAGTATCCGTCTCCTCTAAAATACCAATTGGAATTATGATAGAAACTCCGGCAGCTGTATTGGATGCTGACGTTCTTGCAAAGCATTGTGACTTTTTTAGCATCGGAACCAATGATTTGACACAATATCTTTTTATAATTGACAGAACCAATCCTTTTGTTGGTAATCGCTATGGGCTATTACCAGATGCGTTACAATCTGCACTATCCATGACTTTAAAGGCAGGAAAAGAGAATCATATTCCTGTTAGTATTTGCGGTGAACTCGCAGGTAATGAATCCGCTATAAACGCGCTCTTAACTCTTGGTTTTGAAGAATTTAGTGTTCCTATCACCCGATTTAATCCTATCAAGCGTTGTATCCACAAACACCCATGA
- a CDS encoding spore maturation protein — MKFVVYLSDYIIPLLFFYIIGMGILMKRPVYDDFIKGAKEGFQVVLGIMPTLIGLMVAIGILRASGVLLLISNALDGVTSVFHFPSEIVPLVIIKMFSSSAATSLLLDLFKEFGPDSYIGRLSSIIMSCTETIFYTMAVYYMTAGVKKTRYTLAGALVATLAGVIISTLFMGLM; from the coding sequence ATGAAGTTTGTAGTCTACCTATCGGATTATATTATACCACTACTTTTCTTTTATATCATCGGTATGGGAATTCTCATGAAAAGACCAGTTTACGATGACTTTATAAAAGGAGCGAAAGAAGGATTTCAAGTAGTGCTTGGAATTATGCCAACACTTATTGGGCTAATGGTTGCTATCGGAATCCTACGGGCTTCTGGAGTGTTGTTATTAATATCAAATGCTCTGGATGGAGTAACTTCCGTATTTCATTTCCCATCAGAAATTGTTCCTCTTGTAATTATTAAGATGTTCTCTTCCTCTGCTGCAACTAGTTTATTGCTTGATTTATTCAAAGAGTTCGGTCCAGATTCTTATATTGGTAGGTTAAGTAGTATTATTATGAGTTGTACAGAAACAATCTTCTACACAATGGCAGTGTATTATATGACTGCAGGAGTCAAGAAAACAAGATACACCTTAGCAGGGGCCTTAGTTGCTACTTTAGCAGGAGTTATCATTAGTACTTTATTTATGGGGTTAATGTAA
- a CDS encoding nucleoside recognition protein, producing the protein MINYLWAFMIIIGIVYGAFTGKMSAISTTTISSAKEAVTLCIAMLGVMSLWMGLMEVARGIGLMDQLTRRLRPLLKVLFPDIPKDHIVNEYIASNMIANILGLGWAATPVGLKAMKELATLNKNSKLASCDMCTFLIINISSLQLIPVNIIAYRSQYGSMNPSDILGVSILVTFCSTLVGVAFSIIARKLSKKPKY; encoded by the coding sequence ATGATAAATTATCTATGGGCATTCATGATTATTATTGGAATTGTGTACGGTGCATTCACAGGGAAGATGTCTGCTATCAGTACAACAACCATATCTTCCGCAAAGGAGGCTGTAACCCTATGTATTGCAATGCTTGGGGTTATGTCTCTATGGATGGGCCTTATGGAGGTTGCTAGGGGTATTGGGCTTATGGATCAATTAACAAGGAGACTTCGGCCATTATTAAAAGTATTATTTCCAGACATACCGAAGGATCATATTGTAAATGAGTACATTGCATCTAATATGATTGCCAATATCTTGGGACTTGGATGGGCTGCCACACCAGTAGGTTTAAAGGCAATGAAAGAATTAGCTACTTTAAATAAAAATTCAAAGCTTGCAAGCTGTGATATGTGTACGTTTCTAATTATCAATATTTCTTCTCTTCAGCTGATTCCAGTTAATATTATAGCATACCGGAGTCAGTATGGTTCAATGAATCCTTCAGATATCTTAGGTGTTAGTATACTTGTTACTTTCTGTTCTACCCTTGTTGGTGTTGCTTTTTCTATTATAGCAAGAAAGCTATCTAAGAAACCAAAGTATTAA
- a CDS encoding AbrB/MazE/SpoVT family DNA-binding domain-containing protein — MKSTGIVRKLDELGRITLPIELRRTLGVSERDPLEIFVDEGKIILQKYEPADIFSGSKDDLVDYCGKKVAKSSIMELAKLAGIIE, encoded by the coding sequence ATGAAAAGTACAGGTATCGTTAGAAAGCTTGACGAGCTAGGCCGCATCACACTTCCTATTGAATTAAGAAGAACACTTGGTGTTAGCGAGAGAGATCCATTGGAAATCTTCGTAGATGAGGGTAAGATTATTCTTCAGAAATATGAACCAGCTGATATCTTCAGTGGAAGTAAAGATGATTTAGTAGATTATTGCGGTAAGAAAGTCGCTAAGAGTTCTATTATGGAACTAGCAAAACTTGCAGGAATTATTGAGTAA
- the rsmI gene encoding 16S rRNA (cytidine(1402)-2'-O)-methyltransferase, whose amino-acid sequence MSGKLYLCATPIGNLEDMTFRAVRTLSEVDLIAAEDTRNSIKLLNHFNIKTPMTSYHEFNKIEKGKHLIEEMLQGKNVALISDAGTPGISDPGEELVQMAYEAGIVVTSLPGACALITALTISGRSTRRFVFEAFLPVDKKERHSILEELVNETRTIILYEAPHRLVKTLNALHEVLGNRRITVCRELTKRYETAFLTTIEDALAFYTDSEPKGECVVLIEGRTREELKKEEQERWAEWTLEAHMDYYLGQGLSKKEAMKLVASDRGVSKREIYSQLLEQE is encoded by the coding sequence ATGTCAGGAAAATTATATTTGTGTGCCACTCCAATTGGTAACTTGGAGGATATGACCTTTCGTGCTGTAAGGACATTATCTGAGGTAGATTTAATTGCCGCAGAGGACACAAGAAATAGTATTAAGTTATTAAATCATTTTAATATTAAAACGCCGATGACGAGCTATCATGAATTTAATAAGATAGAAAAAGGTAAGCATCTAATAGAAGAGATGCTACAAGGAAAAAACGTGGCGTTAATTTCCGATGCAGGAACCCCTGGAATTTCAGATCCGGGAGAAGAGCTAGTTCAGATGGCATATGAGGCAGGAATTGTAGTGACTTCTTTACCAGGAGCCTGTGCGTTAATAACAGCTTTAACAATTTCCGGACGGTCTACCAGAAGGTTTGTATTTGAAGCTTTTTTACCAGTAGATAAAAAAGAACGTCATTCCATTCTTGAGGAGCTTGTCAATGAGACAAGAACAATTATTCTATATGAAGCGCCACATCGGTTAGTAAAGACTCTAAATGCTCTCCATGAGGTTCTTGGCAATAGAAGAATTACAGTCTGTAGAGAATTAACAAAAAGATATGAAACTGCATTCTTAACTACGATAGAAGATGCACTTGCCTTCTATACTGATAGTGAACCAAAAGGAGAGTGTGTGGTACTAATTGAAGGGCGTACAAGGGAAGAACTGAAGAAAGAAGAACAGGAGCGATGGGCAGAGTGGACATTAGAAGCCCATATGGATTACTATCTCGGACAAGGGTTAAGTAAGAAGGAAGCCATGAAATTAGTTGCTTCTGACCGAGGCGTTTCAAAAAGAGAAATTTATTCGCAACTTCTTGAGCAAGAATAA
- a CDS encoding tRNA1(Val) (adenine(37)-N6)-methyltransferase yields MINTEKISITQKEELLFEGERLDDLHRNGYKIIQNPEKFCFGMDAVLLSGFAKIKPEESTLDMGTGTGIIPILLAGKTKGKHFTGLEIQEESADMARRSVLYNDLQDRIEIVKGDIKETSKIFGGGSFDVVTCNPPYMNNQHGLVNPTMPKAIARHEILCSLEDVIREAAKVLKPNGRFYMVHRPHRLVEIFSIMRQYKLEPKRMKLVHPYADKEPNMVLIEGLRGGNPMITIEAPLVVYREVNVYTDEIYDIYGY; encoded by the coding sequence ATGATTAATACAGAGAAAATTTCTATAACACAAAAAGAAGAACTTCTTTTTGAAGGAGAGAGATTGGATGATTTACATCGTAATGGTTATAAAATAATTCAAAACCCTGAGAAATTTTGTTTTGGAATGGATGCTGTTTTGTTATCTGGTTTTGCTAAAATAAAACCAGAGGAATCTACTCTTGATATGGGTACAGGGACAGGAATTATTCCTATTTTATTAGCAGGGAAGACAAAAGGAAAACACTTTACAGGTCTTGAGATTCAGGAAGAGAGTGCAGACATGGCAAGAAGAAGTGTTCTCTATAATGATTTACAAGATCGGATAGAAATAGTAAAGGGCGATATTAAAGAGACCTCTAAGATATTTGGAGGGGGCTCTTTTGATGTCGTTACGTGTAACCCTCCTTATATGAATAATCAACACGGGTTAGTAAATCCTACTATGCCTAAGGCGATTGCGAGACATGAAATATTATGTAGCCTTGAGGATGTGATAAGAGAAGCTGCTAAAGTTCTAAAACCAAACGGAAGATTTTATATGGTGCATCGTCCTCATCGCTTGGTTGAAATATTTTCTATCATGCGTCAATATAAATTAGAACCAAAACGGATGAAATTGGTACATCCCTATGCCGACAAAGAGCCAAACATGGTTCTTATCGAAGGTTTGCGTGGTGGAAACCCAATGATTACGATAGAAGCACCGCTTGTTGTCTATCGTGAGGTAAATGTTTATACCGATGAGATTTATGATATCTATGGTTATTAG
- a CDS encoding PSP1 domain-containing protein: MINVIGVRFRRAGKIYFFDPAGFSIKQGDNVIVETARGVEYGNVVLGPRDVEESQVVQPLKQVMRTATPEDDEIEHKNKEKEEEAFRICMEKITKHQLDMKLIDCEYTFDNNKVLFYFTADGRIDFRELVKDLASVFKTRIELRQIGVRDETKIVGGIGICGRPLCCHTHLSEFAPVSIKMAKEQNLSLNPTKISGVCGRLMCCLKNEEEAYEDLNSRLPSVGDFVTTGDNLRGEVTSVSVLKQLVKVIVVLENDEKEIREYKVSDLRFKPKKKKEKVLLDEELRALEALERKEGNHLDD; this comes from the coding sequence ATGATTAATGTAATCGGCGTACGTTTTCGAAGAGCTGGTAAGATTTATTTTTTTGATCCAGCTGGTTTTTCGATTAAACAAGGGGATAATGTAATTGTTGAGACCGCAAGAGGTGTAGAATATGGTAATGTAGTTCTCGGGCCAAGAGATGTAGAAGAGAGCCAAGTGGTACAGCCATTAAAACAGGTTATGAGAACGGCAACACCAGAAGACGATGAAATAGAGCATAAAAACAAAGAGAAGGAAGAAGAAGCATTTCGCATCTGTATGGAGAAGATTACAAAACATCAGCTTGACATGAAGTTGATTGATTGTGAGTATACGTTTGACAATAACAAGGTATTGTTTTATTTTACTGCAGATGGAAGAATTGATTTCCGAGAATTAGTAAAGGATTTGGCTTCGGTCTTTAAGACAAGAATTGAATTACGTCAAATTGGTGTACGTGATGAAACCAAAATTGTTGGTGGTATCGGAATCTGTGGAAGACCTCTATGCTGTCATACGCACTTATCTGAGTTTGCGCCTGTTTCTATTAAGATGGCAAAGGAACAAAATCTTTCCTTAAATCCGACTAAAATATCTGGCGTATGTGGAAGATTAATGTGCTGTTTAAAAAATGAGGAAGAGGCATATGAGGACTTAAATAGTAGGCTTCCAAGTGTAGGTGATTTTGTAACTACGGGTGATAATCTTCGTGGTGAAGTAACAAGCGTTAGCGTATTAAAACAATTGGTAAAAGTCATCGTAGTATTAGAAAATGATGAAAAAGAGATTCGTGAATACAAAGTAAGTGACCTTCGCTTTAAGCCAAAGAAGAAAAAAGAGAAAGTGCTTCTTGATGAGGAACTTCGTGCACTTGAAGCGTTGGAAAGAAAAGAAGGTAATCATCTGGATGATTAA
- the holB gene encoding DNA polymerase III subunit delta', translating to MNTFKDVIGHEEIVNHLQNAIKTNKVSHAYIFQGEDGIGKNFVANIFAAALLCSEHGTNPCTKCKSCLQAVSGNQPDIRRITHEKASIGVDDIRLQLNNDIAIKPYVGPYKIYIIDEAEKMTEQAQNALLKTIEEPPGYAIILLLTNNSNSFLPTILSRCVLLNFKAVDKNKIKQYLIDEEHIVEYQAQISASFSGGNLGKAIKYATSERFVKMKEDIIHLMNNMEGMDLSDIAEAVKYFSENKSDILDCLDLMLLWYRDILMFKATQDGNLLVYKEELSTIKKQAKLTSFEGLEQIIQAFSTVKERLNANVNFEVAMELLLLSMKESYQ from the coding sequence ATGAATACCTTTAAAGATGTCATTGGGCATGAAGAAATTGTGAATCATCTTCAAAACGCAATCAAAACCAATAAGGTTTCTCACGCGTATATCTTTCAAGGGGAAGATGGAATCGGAAAAAACTTTGTTGCAAATATTTTTGCTGCTGCTCTTTTGTGTAGTGAACATGGAACCAATCCATGTACCAAATGTAAATCCTGCTTACAAGCAGTTTCAGGAAATCAGCCAGATATTCGTAGAATCACTCATGAGAAAGCGAGTATTGGTGTAGATGATATAAGACTTCAGTTAAATAATGACATTGCAATTAAGCCTTATGTTGGCCCTTATAAAATCTATATCATAGATGAAGCGGAGAAGATGACAGAGCAAGCTCAAAATGCTCTCTTGAAAACAATTGAAGAACCGCCCGGGTATGCAATAATTCTATTATTAACAAACAATAGCAATTCTTTTTTACCAACGATATTATCCCGCTGCGTTTTACTTAATTTTAAAGCAGTGGACAAGAATAAAATCAAACAATATCTCATAGACGAAGAACATATCGTGGAGTATCAAGCACAAATCAGTGCATCCTTTTCCGGAGGTAATTTGGGGAAAGCGATTAAGTATGCGACCTCAGAACGATTTGTAAAGATGAAGGAGGATATCATTCATCTCATGAATAATATGGAGGGAATGGACCTTAGTGATATTGCAGAAGCGGTCAAATATTTCTCAGAAAATAAAAGTGATATTTTAGACTGCTTGGATTTAATGCTTCTATGGTATCGAGATATTTTAATGTTTAAGGCGACGCAGGATGGCAATCTTTTAGTATATAAGGAAGAATTGTCTACCATTAAAAAGCAAGCAAAATTAACCAGCTTTGAAGGGTTAGAGCAAATAATACAGGCGTTTAGTACGGTCAAAGAACGATTGAATGCAAATGTAAATTTTGAAGTAGCAATGGAACTTTTATTACTTTCTATGAAGGAAAGTTATCAATAG
- a CDS encoding YaaR family protein, translated as MEIKVNQLQQINQTEVKAPVPNGDDSFRFTLISNIEEQSLQARLNLLVEEISTQGKRITKHMDVTDMRRYRELIKEFMNEVVNRSHKFSRQNFLDKRGRHRVYGMIKLIDKTLDELALELIKEEKDTIAILSRIDEIRGLLLDLLA; from the coding sequence ATGGAGATTAAGGTGAATCAATTACAGCAAATCAATCAGACAGAGGTGAAAGCTCCTGTTCCTAATGGAGATGATTCTTTTCGCTTTACCTTAATTAGTAATATTGAGGAGCAGTCACTTCAGGCGCGTTTAAATCTATTAGTAGAGGAAATTTCCACTCAAGGTAAACGAATCACCAAGCACATGGATGTTACGGATATGAGAAGATATAGGGAATTAATCAAGGAATTTATGAATGAGGTTGTAAATCGATCTCATAAATTTTCACGTCAGAATTTTTTAGATAAACGCGGAAGACACCGAGTATATGGTATGATAAAACTAATCGATAAAACCTTAGATGAATTAGCATTGGAGCTAATCAAAGAGGAAAAGGATACCATCGCAATCTTAAGTCGCATAGATGAAATTAGAGGATTATTACTGGACTTGTTGGCATAG
- a CDS encoding nucleoside/nucleotide kinase family protein: MSKIFVIMGKSATGKDTVYKKLIESKELMLKTAVGYTTRPIRKGERNGVEYRFVTVNEMENLKEKGLIIEHRSYDTVHGEWHYFTVNDEQIIFGKNDYLLISTLEGFVQIRKYFGKDTVIPIYIEVADDIRLERSIVRERKQESPKYAEVCRRYLADEEDFSEEKLMEANIIKRYKNVDLNDCINEIVNDIKSFQI; the protein is encoded by the coding sequence ATGTCTAAAATTTTTGTAATCATGGGAAAGAGCGCGACCGGGAAAGATACGGTCTATAAAAAGCTGATTGAATCGAAGGAGCTTATGCTTAAGACAGCGGTTGGTTATACAACTAGACCAATTCGCAAAGGGGAAAGAAATGGCGTAGAGTATCGCTTTGTGACCGTTAATGAGATGGAAAATCTAAAAGAGAAAGGTCTGATTATTGAGCATAGATCTTACGATACGGTACATGGTGAATGGCATTATTTTACCGTTAATGATGAACAAATTATTTTTGGTAAGAATGATTATCTTCTTATTAGTACATTAGAGGGCTTTGTCCAAATAAGAAAATATTTTGGTAAGGATACCGTAATTCCTATTTATATTGAAGTTGCGGATGACATACGATTAGAAAGATCAATTGTTCGAGAGAGAAAACAAGAAAGTCCTAAGTATGCGGAGGTTTGCAGAAGGTATCTCGCAGATGAGGAGGATTTCTCAGAAGAAAAATTAATGGAAGCTAATATTATAAAACGGTATAAAAATGTCGATTTAAATGATTGTATAAATGAAATCGTGAATGATATTAAGAGTTTTCAGATATAA
- a CDS encoding aminotransferase class I/II-fold pyridoxal phosphate-dependent enzyme, producing the protein MNLYKKLQEYAKTEYYPMHMPGHKRNKEWFMDNPYALDITEIDGFDNLHDAEEILKEAMEETAELFQTKQSFFLVNGSTCGILAGISAMTNRGDKVAIARNSHQAVYHAIYQRQLKPVYLYPSMLQYGIAGQITVDSVTQTLEDNPDITLVVLTSPTYEGIVSDIKKIAEVTHRYGAVLLVDEAHGAHLLFQGGNEKSALEGGADVVIQSTHKTLPAFTQTALLHRNSDLVSEKAIKYFLKIYETSSPSYLLMASLVKCMDFLRLEREEKFKLYLEHLDYVYEKLAQLKNLTLWNPEHKDASKLVIASNHKDITGKMLYEELRTKYLIQPEMASKDYVLCMTSVCDTKEGFDRLIKAILSIEEDIENGRFFENINQTFIEIEFFESELNQLQEPMRSYETYELDGCKEEVVPLMKSEGRVVLDYVYLYPPGIPLLVPGEIIDRPMIEKLLLFKQAELSVNGLLEEEGDFITVKAGEKHV; encoded by the coding sequence GTGAATTTATATAAAAAGTTACAGGAGTATGCAAAAACAGAATATTATCCGATGCATATGCCTGGCCACAAGAGAAATAAAGAATGGTTTATGGATAATCCATATGCTCTTGATATTACCGAAATCGATGGTTTTGACAATTTGCATGATGCGGAAGAGATATTAAAAGAAGCAATGGAGGAGACTGCAGAGTTATTTCAGACGAAGCAGAGCTTTTTCCTAGTAAACGGTAGTACGTGTGGAATTTTAGCAGGAATTTCCGCAATGACAAATCGCGGAGATAAGGTAGCAATCGCAAGAAATTCGCATCAGGCAGTCTATCATGCAATCTATCAAAGACAGTTAAAGCCAGTATATCTTTATCCATCCATGTTGCAGTATGGGATAGCAGGGCAAATCACAGTAGATTCTGTAACTCAAACTCTTGAGGATAATCCTGATATTACTCTTGTTGTATTAACATCTCCTACTTATGAAGGGATTGTCTCTGACATTAAAAAAATTGCTGAGGTAACTCATCGATATGGAGCAGTACTTTTGGTAGATGAGGCACATGGAGCGCATTTGTTATTTCAAGGTGGGAATGAAAAGAGTGCACTGGAAGGTGGAGCGGATGTTGTAATTCAGAGCACACATAAGACGTTGCCAGCATTTACACAAACGGCACTTTTGCATCGAAATAGTGATTTGGTATCAGAAAAAGCAATAAAATATTTTTTAAAAATATATGAGACTAGTAGTCCTTCTTATTTGTTAATGGCAAGTTTGGTAAAATGTATGGATTTTTTAAGGTTAGAAAGAGAAGAAAAATTTAAACTCTACCTAGAACACTTAGATTATGTATATGAAAAACTTGCTCAACTAAAAAATCTTACTCTTTGGAATCCAGAACACAAAGATGCCTCTAAGCTCGTAATTGCGTCAAATCATAAGGATATCACCGGAAAGATGTTATATGAGGAGTTAAGGACAAAGTATCTTATTCAACCAGAGATGGCATCGAAAGATTATGTGTTATGTATGACAAGTGTGTGTGATACAAAAGAAGGTTTTGATCGATTAATTAAGGCAATCCTATCGATAGAAGAGGATATTGAAAACGGACGATTTTTTGAGAATATAAATCAAACGTTCATAGAGATAGAATTCTTTGAAAGCGAATTAAATCAACTGCAAGAGCCTATGCGATCTTATGAGACTTATGAACTTGATGGGTGCAAGGAAGAGGTAGTCCCGCTTATGAAAAGCGAAGGACGGGTTGTACTAGATTATGTATATCTTTATCCACCAGGGATTCCTCTTTTGGTTCCAGGAGAGATTATTGATAGGCCTATGATAGAAAAACTTCTTCTCTTTAAGCAAGCTGAATTAAGTGTTAATGGTCTTTTAGAGGAGGAAGGGGACTTCATTACAGTAAAAGCAGGAGAAAAGCATGTCTAA
- the trmB gene encoding tRNA (guanosine(46)-N7)-methyltransferase TrmB, whose product MRLRNIPGSREYIAQNDYVVHDPEQKKGKWHEVFGNNNPIHIEIGMGKGQFITSLAMQNPNINYIGIEKYSSVLLRAIEKREEYEGDNLYFLRFDAESITDIFAPSEVDRIYLNFSDPWPKDRHSKRRLTSSEFLARYDQFLVKDGYVAFKTDNRDLFDFSLEQVTLSGWQLRDVTFDLHHSEYVEGNIMTEYEERFSSMGNPIHRLVAFREKE is encoded by the coding sequence ATGCGACTTCGAAATATTCCCGGCTCAAGAGAATATATAGCACAAAATGACTATGTCGTTCATGATCCGGAACAAAAGAAAGGTAAATGGCACGAAGTATTTGGTAATAACAATCCCATACACATTGAAATAGGCATGGGAAAGGGTCAATTTATCACTTCTCTAGCAATGCAAAATCCTAATATAAATTATATAGGCATAGAAAAATACTCTAGCGTATTACTACGTGCCATCGAAAAAAGAGAGGAATATGAAGGGGATAATCTTTATTTTCTTCGTTTTGACGCAGAATCTATCACTGATATTTTTGCTCCTTCTGAAGTAGATCGAATCTACTTAAACTTCTCTGATCCATGGCCAAAAGATCGCCACTCAAAAAGAAGATTAACTTCTAGCGAGTTCCTAGCACGCTATGATCAGTTCTTAGTAAAGGATGGCTATGTAGCCTTTAAAACGGATAATAGAGACTTATTCGACTTTTCACTCGAACAAGTAACTCTATCCGGATGGCAATTGCGAGATGTAACTTTTGATTTACATCATAGTGAGTATGTGGAGGGTAACATCATGACGGAATATGAAGAACGTTTTTCCTCTATGGGAAATCCTATTCATCGCTTAGTTGCCTTTCGAGAGAAAGAATAA